In the Phaseolus vulgaris cultivar G19833 chromosome 7, P. vulgaris v2.0, whole genome shotgun sequence genome, one interval contains:
- the LOC137828908 gene encoding probable pectate lyase 12, whose amino-acid sequence MVQTTYIFLFFSVLPSFLPHGTAKLNLTLPGQHPDPEAVATEVHRRVNASMGRREMLGLSEKEVASCLTGNPIDDCWKCDPDWANNRQRLADCGIGFGQNAKGGKGGQFYIVTDSSDEDAVNPKPGTLRYAVIQNEPLWIVFPSNMMIKLSQELIFNSYKTIDGRGADVHIVGGGCITLQYISNVIIHNIHIHHCHPSGNTNVRSSPEHYGYRTESDGDGVSIFSSRDIWIDHCTLSRCKDGLIDAVMGSTAITISNNHFSHHNDVMLLGHSDHYLPDSAMQVTIAFNHFGEDLVQRMPRCRLGYIHVVNNDFTRWEMYAIGGSGRPTINSQGNRYTAPENAYAKQITKRLDAGEGEWSGWNWRSEGDVMLNGAFFVASGGETGAAYQNAYSVEPKNVDRISLLTMSAGVLGVARDNNLGMWTRGPNDGAVYFSDTGPEYTDDMSRSTVPLPPSPTCTLLSAFLAFFCLLFHTNYLNNTSIANEL is encoded by the exons ATGGTCCAAACGACCTAcattttcctcttcttctccGTTCTGCCCTCATTTTTACCTCATGGAACAGCAAAGCTCAATCTCACTCTTCCAGGGCAACATCCAGACCCGGAAGCTGTTGCCACAGAAGTTCATAG GAGGGTGAATGCTTCAATGGGAAGAAGGGAAATGCTGGGGTTGTCAGAGAAAGAGGTGGCGTCATGTCTCACAGGTAACCCCATTGATGATTGTTGGAAGTGTGACCCAGATTGGGCCAACAACAGGCAGAGGCTAGCTGATTGTGGAATTGGGTTTGGGCAGAACGCAAAGGGTGGAAAAGGTGGGCAATTTTACATAGTCACTGATTCATCTGATGAGGACGCTGTGAACCCAAAACCAGGAACACTTAGGTATGCAGTGATACAGAATGAGCCACTGTGGATCGTGTTCCCCAGTAACATGATGATTAAGCTCTCTCAGGAACTCATTTTCAATAGCTACAAAACCATTGATGGGCGTGGCGCTGATGTGCACATTGTGGGTGGAGGCTGCATCACTCTTCAGTATATTAGCAATGTCATTATACACAACATTCACATCCACCATTGCCATCCCTCTG GTAACACTAACGTGCGGTCGAGTCCAGAGCACTACGGCTACCGAACGGAATCAGACGGCGACGGAGTCTCGATCTTCTCGTCGCGCGACATCTGGATCGATCACTGCACGCTATCACGGTGCAAGGACGGTCTGATAGACGCGGTGATGGGTTCGACCGCAATAACGATCTCGAACAACCACTTTTCGCACCACAACGACGTGATGCTCTTAGGCCACAGCGACCACTACCTGCCAGACTCGGCGATGCAGGTGACGATCGCGTTCAACCACTTCGGAGAGGATCTGGTGCAGCGCATGCCGCGTTGCAGACTAGGGTACATCCACGTCGTCAACAACGACTTCACGCGATGGGAGATGTACGCGATCGGGGGAAGTGGGAGGCCTACGATTAACAGCCAGGGAAACCGCTACACTGCGCCGGAGAATGCGTACGCGAAGCAGATTACCAAGAGGCTGGACGCCGGAGAAGGAGAGTGGAGCGGCTGGAATTGGAGGTCGGAAGGGGACGTGATGCTGAACGGCGCGTTTTTCGTGGCCTCAGGAGGTGAGACCGGAGCTGCCTACCAAAATGCGTACAGCGTTGAGCCTAAGAACGTGGATCGCATCTCGCTCCTCACCATGTCTGCTGGTGTTCTCGGCGTTGCAAG GGACAATAATCTGGGAATGTGGACGAGAGGACCCAACGATGGTGCAGTGTATTTTTCAGATACAGGTCCAGAATACACAGATGACATGTCTCGGAGTACAGTGCCGCTGCCACCTTCACCTACTTGCACTCTTCTATCTGCGTTTCTCGCTTTCTTCTGCCTCTTATTTCATACAAATTACCTTAACAACACTTCTATAGCAAATGAGTTGTAA